One Ricinus communis isolate WT05 ecotype wild-type chromosome 2, ASM1957865v1, whole genome shotgun sequence DNA segment encodes these proteins:
- the LOC8259373 gene encoding transcription repressor MYB6 — protein sequence MGRSPCCEKAHTNKGAWTKEEDQRLIDYIRLHGEGCWRSLPKAAGLLRCGKSCRLRWINYLRPDLKRGNFTEEEDELIIKLHSLLGNKWSLIAGRLPGRTDNEIKNYWNTHIKRKLISRGIDPQTHRPLNEKSTANPVKATSTTTTTSARATAQLNFETAAAQPIPEFNLLNDNKIDFKYPHNFRSGFKPVKTESLEENNCTSSGMTTDEEQQQQQQPQRQSYEDQEINLELTIGLAPVSRTDTSSSNSAESKLQQESEYQLFGKVVTQSICTCCQLGSSQLCMNCQNSNGFYRYNYYNNN from the exons ATGGGTCGATCCCCCTGTTGTGAGAAGGCTCACACCAACAAAGGTGCCTGGACTAAAGAAGAAGACCAACGCCTTATTGACTACATCCGTCTCCATGGTGAAGGTTGCTGGCGCTCTCTCCCTAAAGCCGCCG GATTGCTCAGATGTGGCAAGAGTTGCAGACTCAGATGGATAAATTACTTGAGGCCTGATCTTAAAAGAGGCAACTTtactgaagaagaagatgagcTTATTATTAAGCTTCATAGCTTGTTAGGCAACAA ATGGTCTTTGATAGCTGGGAGATTACCAGGAAGAACAGATAATGAAATCAAGAACTACTGGAATACCCATATCAAACGCAAGCTAATTAGCCGTGGCATTGACCCTCAAACTCACCGCCCGCTCAACGAGAAATCCACCGCTAACCCTGTCAAAGCaacctccaccaccaccacaaCCAGTGCCAGAGCAACCGCCCAGTTAAACTTTGAAACTGCTGCCGCTCAACCAATACCAGAATTCAATCTTCTAAATGACAACAAAATCGATTTCAAATACCCACATAATTTCCGGTCCGGTTTCAAGCCTGTAAAAACAGAATCCTTAGAAGAAAACAACTGTACTAGCAGTGGCATGACAACAGACGAagaacagcagcagcagcagcaacctCAAAGGCAAAGCTACGAAGATcaagaaatcaatttggagttGACAATTGGGTTAGCTCCAGTCTCAAGAACTGATACGTCATCCTCAAACTCAGCTGAGTCAAAATTGCAGCAAGAATCTGAATACCAGTTGTTTGGAAAAGTGGTAACTCAATCAATTTGTACTTGTTGCCAATTGGGTTCTTCTCAATTGTGTATGAATTGCCAGAATTCAAATGGGTTTTACAGATataattattacaataataaCTAG
- the LOC8276085 gene encoding NAD(P)H-quinone oxidoreductase subunit T, chloroplastic has translation MASTTSPQASYSLLFRSRSSIHSSKEHQLIVRGAITRSKKNNGGSSFLVLAAAQGPEKKERAPPGVDTRIHWDNPDEGWIGGSSSSSSSQQQLNEEEEQKNLFGQNFADLLNDASGSHYQFLGVSADADLEEIKAAYRRLSKEYHPDTTSLPLKSASEKFMQLRDIYDVLSNEEKRKFYDWTLAQEAASRQAEKMRMKLEDPYEQDLENYQSVPDMVDRLGGRNLELSDQAMSALTIDIFIVLFAIGCIIYVLYFKEPY, from the exons ATGGCTTCCACAACTTCTCCTCAAGCTTCATATTCTCTACTCTTCAGAAGCCGAAGTAGTATCCACTCCAGTAAAGAACATCAGCTAATAGTAAGAGGAGCTATAACAAGAAGCAAGAAGAACAATGGTGGCAGCAGCTTTCTTGTTCTGGCAGCAGCACAAGGacctgaaaagaaagaaagagcacCACCAGGAGTTGATACAAGAATCCATTGGGATAACCCAGATGAGGGATGGATTGGTGGAAGTAGTAGTAGCAGCAGTTCTCAGCAACAGTTGAACGAAGAAGAAGAGCAGAAGAACCTTTTCGGTCAGAATTTTGCTGATTTGCTCAATGATGCTTCTGGTTCTCATTACCA GTTCTTAGGTGTATCAGCAGATGCTGATTTAGAAGAGATAAAAGCAGCATACAGGAGATTATCAAAAGAGTATCATCCAGACACAACATCACTTCCACTAAAATCAGCTTCGGAAAAATTCATGCAACTGAGAGACATCTATGATGTCTTAAGCAATGAAGAGAAACGTAAGTTCTACGATTGGACACTGGCCCAAGAAGCTGCTAGCCGTCAAGCAGAGAAAATGAGAATGAAACTAGAAGATCCTTATGAGCAAGACCTGGAGAATTATCAATCTGTTCCAGACATGGTCGATAGGCTTGGAGGAAGAAACCTGGAGCTAAGTGATCAAGCAATGTCAGCTCTTactattgatatttttatcgTACTTTTTGCAATTGGGTGCATCATTTATGTGCTGTACTTTAAAGAACCTTATTGA
- the LOC8259375 gene encoding zinc-finger homeodomain protein 2, which yields MDLTLVPFQQQREDGDGKHKNRHNPNPISAYFNLVKYKECMKNHAASIGGHANDGCGEFMPCADDNNLTCAACGCHRNFHRREGTSAASSARQHHTLHFEHLLLSPPPLAAAKSVTVSKKHLITSHDHSDDPEDDDHDRRSETPERGEVNHVGGLGSRAKNKRFRTKFTQEQKDRMLEFAEKIGWRINKNDDMALNQFCDEVGVKRNVLKVWMHNNKNAHRRRDVQEESTVGAPPPPAPPQAVGV from the coding sequence ATGGACCTCACTCTCGTACCATTCCAACAGCAACGAGAAGATGGTGATGGTAAACATAAAAACAGACATAATCCAAACCCCATTTCTGCTTATTTTAACCTTGTCAAGTACAAAGAATGCATGAAGAATCACGCAGCTTCCATTGGTGGCCATGCCAATGACGGGTGCGGCGAGTTCATGCCTTGCGCTGATGATAATAACCTCACCTGCGCTGCATGTGGTTGCCACCGTAATTTTCATAGAAGAGAAGGCACTTCCGCCGCCAGTAGTGCTAGACAGCACCACACTTTGCATTTTGAACACCTCTTGCTTTCTCCTCCTCCTCTAGCTGCTGCGAAGAGTGTTACGGTTAGCAAGAAGCACTTGATAACTTCGCACGATCATAGTGATGACCCTGAAGATGATGATCATGATCGACGGTCTGAGACCCCTGAAAGAGGAGAAGTGAATCACGTGGGGGGGTTGGGTAGTAGGGCAAAGAACAAGAGGTTTAGGACAAAGTTTACGCAGGAACAAAAGGATAGGATGTTGGAATTTGCAGAGAAGATAGGGTGGAGAATAAATAAGAATGATGATATGGCTCTCAATCAGTTCTGCGACGAGGTTGGTGTTAAAAGGAATGTGCTTAAGGTCTGGATGCATAATAACAAGAACGCTCATCGCCGGAGAGATGTTCAAGAAGAGTCTACTGTGGGtgctcctcctcctccagCACCGCCTCAGGCCGTCGGAGTCTAA
- the LOC8276086 gene encoding 50S ribosomal protein L18 isoform X2: MLQKKFILNIFGFTFVPWIIWFDIDCQKIQNSFIQAAWTRRSRGELAKRPNRKSWKQRTDMYMRPFLLNVFFSKRFIHAKVMHRGTSKVISVATTNAKDLRNTLPSLTDHDACRVVGRLIAERSKEADVYAIAYEPRKNERIEGKLGIVLDTIKENGIIFV, encoded by the exons ATGCTTCAAAAGAAGTTCATACTGAACATTTTTGGCTTCACTTTTGTTCCCTGGATAATTTGGTTTGATATAGACTGCCAGAAAATCCAG AATTCTTTCATTCAAGCTGCCTGGACCAGGAGATCTCGAGGTGAACTTGCAAAGAGACCTAACAGGAAATCATGGAAGCAGAGGACAGACATGTATATGAGGCCATTTTTACTGAATGTTTTCTTTTCGAAGAGATTTATCCATGCAAAAGTTATGCACAGGGGAACAAGCAAAGTGATATCAGTTGCTACTACAAATGCTAAGGACCTTAGAAACACTTTACCATCACTTACAGATCATGATGCTTGTAGAGTTGTCGGGAGGCTTATCGCTGAGAGATCAAAAGAAGCTGATGTATATGCTATTGCTTATGAACCTAGAAAGAACGAGCGGATTGAAGGTAAGTTGGGGATTGTTCTAGACACTATAAAAGAGAATGGGATtatatttgtttga
- the LOC8276086 gene encoding 50S ribosomal protein L18 isoform X1 has protein sequence MACVIVSSSSACSAAALSGSLTISTDSLSTRSSRPNSLSWVSSFPTFNISTNTTSPSLPSLNKNSFIQAAWTRRSRGELAKRPNRKSWKQRTDMYMRPFLLNVFFSKRFIHAKVMHRGTSKVISVATTNAKDLRNTLPSLTDHDACRVVGRLIAERSKEADVYAIAYEPRKNERIEGKLGIVLDTIKENGIIFV, from the exons ATGGCCTGCGTAATagtatcttcttcttctgcctGTTCTGCTGCAGCATTAAGTGGGTCACTTACTATCTCTACCGATTCACTCTCAACTCGCTCTTCCAGACCCAATTCACTCTCATGGGTCTCTTCATTTCCTACTTTTAACATCTCCACCAACACCACCTCACCTTCACTCCCCTCCCTTAACAAG AATTCTTTCATTCAAGCTGCCTGGACCAGGAGATCTCGAGGTGAACTTGCAAAGAGACCTAACAGGAAATCATGGAAGCAGAGGACAGACATGTATATGAGGCCATTTTTACTGAATGTTTTCTTTTCGAAGAGATTTATCCATGCAAAAGTTATGCACAGGGGAACAAGCAAAGTGATATCAGTTGCTACTACAAATGCTAAGGACCTTAGAAACACTTTACCATCACTTACAGATCATGATGCTTGTAGAGTTGTCGGGAGGCTTATCGCTGAGAGATCAAAAGAAGCTGATGTATATGCTATTGCTTATGAACCTAGAAAGAACGAGCGGATTGAAGGTAAGTTGGGGATTGTTCTAGACACTATAAAAGAGAATGGGATtatatttgtttga